Proteins from a single region of Treponema sp. J25:
- a CDS encoding serine protease, with protein sequence MKMWRIGALIGAFLLTSFISCGSVPTSVNNQMDPETRKRVSEACYEIVVNKPEKDTLSYEKELPWDLIPYNIRNDKYYSIGTAFAVSPTELYTAFHVLDLKSDSQVYKDFYIRDREGKVYEIDSIVSFDNHRDFIRFTVKDKKFTTYLNLRNSYAVGETVYAVGNAYGEGIVLRGGELIGTYPEEEEGRFNLLKSSSDVNFGNSGGPLVDSKGNVIGIVIQRKDNIAYSLPIVEAEKNKGEGIFHVRHTYGFLLLPQKRLAKSFDYSTKLPQNYKEIKKEYKAAYEKEYIKAMEELFETQGKGLFPKGEESLIPLFDFADSFLLQVNYLNNDNNRWYMSNISYTETKIQNNGVVRVANPDNSVFFVDITRPDNISLEEMIKDQKTWLDLFLQGKNINRDFSNVKIRILSFGQPVKTESYIDAYERKWQIATWILDFSDEAVIACSTPTPEGISAVIFVCNTDEIELYKYDALKTLNNIQLSYYASLKNWKDFLALKEYLPQIFKKIDMTYTEQQRLAIKTPNISINLNNNIFPINDEIRLGINMGYLTKKGNVSWDIRRILIGEYQKDNYIELTNWVSPDPRLPKDYITFWKNIVNEEHPYTMKPFVHNKTTQVASVIKKYYTTPEEVHTLYTLFLVKTGTVEEAKILEDYKKALLSIEINQ encoded by the coding sequence CCTGAAAAGGATACCCTTTCCTATGAAAAAGAGCTTCCCTGGGATCTTATCCCCTATAACATCCGTAACGATAAATATTATTCTATTGGCACAGCCTTTGCAGTTTCACCTACCGAACTGTACACAGCATTTCATGTCCTTGATCTAAAAAGTGATTCACAGGTTTACAAAGATTTCTATATTAGAGATAGAGAAGGCAAAGTATACGAGATCGATTCGATAGTCTCTTTTGATAACCACAGAGATTTCATTCGTTTTACGGTAAAGGATAAAAAATTCACTACATACCTAAACCTAAGGAATTCCTATGCGGTGGGAGAAACCGTATATGCCGTCGGGAATGCATACGGAGAAGGGATAGTACTACGGGGCGGAGAGCTGATTGGGACCTATCCAGAAGAAGAAGAAGGTCGTTTTAATTTACTTAAGAGCTCTTCGGATGTGAATTTTGGGAACAGCGGTGGCCCCCTGGTTGATAGCAAAGGGAATGTTATCGGGATAGTTATTCAAAGAAAAGATAACATTGCCTATTCTTTGCCTATCGTAGAAGCAGAAAAAAATAAGGGCGAAGGGATATTTCATGTCCGTCATACCTACGGCTTTCTCTTACTTCCACAGAAGAGATTAGCAAAAAGCTTTGATTATTCTACGAAACTTCCCCAAAACTATAAGGAAATCAAAAAAGAATATAAGGCAGCCTATGAGAAAGAATATATTAAAGCTATGGAGGAACTATTCGAAACTCAGGGCAAGGGACTATTCCCCAAAGGGGAAGAATCTCTTATCCCTCTTTTTGATTTTGCTGATAGCTTTCTTTTACAGGTTAATTACCTCAACAACGATAACAATAGATGGTATATGTCCAACATTTCATATACAGAGACCAAAATTCAAAACAACGGTGTAGTTCGAGTGGCGAATCCAGATAACAGTGTATTCTTTGTTGATATTACGCGACCTGATAATATATCCCTCGAGGAAATGATAAAAGATCAAAAAACATGGTTAGATCTTTTCTTACAAGGGAAAAATATAAATCGTGATTTCAGTAATGTGAAAATCAGGATCTTATCTTTTGGTCAACCAGTAAAAACAGAATCCTATATAGATGCCTATGAACGAAAGTGGCAGATAGCAACATGGATACTTGATTTTTCAGACGAGGCCGTAATTGCGTGCAGCACCCCCACCCCGGAAGGCATTTCAGCAGTTATATTTGTATGTAATACGGATGAAATAGAACTGTACAAATATGATGCTCTTAAGACCCTTAATAATATCCAGTTATCTTACTATGCTAGCCTTAAGAACTGGAAAGATTTCCTTGCTCTAAAAGAATACCTGCCCCAGATATTCAAGAAAATAGACATGACCTATACAGAACAACAAAGATTAGCCATAAAGACCCCCAATATTTCTATCAATCTTAATAACAACATCTTCCCCATCAACGATGAGATTCGACTAGGTATAAACATGGGATACCTTACAAAAAAAGGAAACGTATCCTGGGACATACGACGGATTCTTATCGGTGAATATCAGAAAGACAACTACATAGAACTTACTAACTGGGTTAGCCCCGATCCACGATTACCAAAAGATTATATTACCTTTTGGAAAAATATCGTGAATGAGGAACATCCATACACCATGAAACCCTTTGTTCATAACAAGACCACCCAAGTAGCCTCGGTTATCAAAAAGTATTACACCACACCAGAAGAGGTACATACCTTGTACACCCTTTTTCTTGTAAAAACAGGAACAGTAGAAGAGGCAAAAATTCTAGAAGATTATAAAAAAGCCCTTCTCAGCATCGAAATCAATCAATAA